One Cellulomonas taurus genomic region harbors:
- a CDS encoding 3-isopropylmalate dehydrogenase, with amino-acid sequence MAQQIDLAVVAGDGIGTEVVEQGLLALEAALGGTGHTLATTDFDLGARRWHATGETLTDEDLAAIRTHDAILLGAIGDPSVPSGVLERGLLLKLRFALDHYVNLRPAKLFPGVTSPLANPGEIDFVVVREGTEGPYVGNGGAIRLGTPHEVANEVSVNTAFGVERVVRDAFARAAARPRKKLTLVHKHNVLVHAGHLWRRTVEAINPEFPDVTVDYLHVDAATIFLVTDPARFDVIVTDNLFGDILTDLAGAVVGGIGLAASANINPDRTAPSMFEPVHGSAPDIAGQGKADPTATVLSVALLLDHLGLPEAAAKVEAAVAADVVERSRVRTTAEVGKDLAARIAG; translated from the coding sequence ATGGCGCAGCAGATCGACCTGGCAGTCGTCGCGGGTGACGGCATCGGCACCGAGGTGGTGGAGCAAGGGCTCCTCGCGCTGGAGGCGGCCCTCGGCGGCACCGGCCACACCCTGGCGACCACCGACTTCGACCTGGGCGCGCGGCGCTGGCACGCCACCGGCGAGACCCTCACCGACGAGGACCTCGCCGCGATCCGCACCCACGACGCGATCCTGCTCGGCGCGATCGGTGACCCGTCGGTGCCCTCCGGGGTGCTGGAGCGCGGTCTGCTGCTCAAGCTCCGGTTCGCGCTGGACCACTACGTGAACCTGCGTCCGGCCAAGCTGTTCCCCGGCGTGACCTCGCCGCTGGCGAACCCGGGCGAGATCGACTTCGTGGTGGTGCGCGAGGGCACCGAGGGCCCCTACGTCGGCAACGGCGGCGCGATCCGGCTCGGCACCCCGCACGAGGTGGCCAACGAGGTCAGCGTCAACACCGCCTTCGGCGTGGAGCGGGTCGTCCGGGACGCCTTCGCCCGCGCCGCCGCCCGGCCGCGCAAGAAGCTCACCCTGGTGCACAAGCACAACGTCCTGGTGCACGCCGGGCACCTGTGGCGGCGCACCGTCGAGGCGATCAACCCGGAGTTCCCGGACGTCACCGTCGACTACCTGCACGTGGACGCCGCGACCATCTTCCTGGTCACCGACCCGGCCCGCTTCGACGTGATCGTCACCGACAACCTGTTCGGCGACATCCTCACCGACCTGGCGGGTGCCGTGGTCGGCGGCATCGGGCTGGCCGCCTCGGCCAACATCAACCCCGATCGCACCGCGCCCAGCATGTTCGAGCCGGTGCACGGCTCCGCGCCGGACATCGCCGGTCAGGGCAAAGCCGACCCGACCGCCACCGTGCTGTCGGTGGCCCTGTTGCTGGACCACCTCGGTCTGCCGGAGGCCGCCGCCAAGGTCGAGGCGGCCGTCGCCGCCGACGTGGTGGAGCGCTCGCGAGTACGCACGACGGCCGAGGTGGGCAAGGACCTCGCCGCGCGCATCGCCGGCTGA
- a CDS encoding branched-chain amino acid aminotransferase: protein MTSSDPALSTFQVLPTDTPTTGADLEALLAAPRFGSVFTDHMARISWSQDAGWHDHRVEKYGPLQLDPATAVLHYAQEIFEGLKAYRHDDGSVWTFRPWANAARLQRSARRLALPELSVEDFLGSIEALVRTDLDWVPSGEETSLYLRPFMYASEPFLGVRASLEAEYLVIASPVGSYFAGGVRPVSIWVAQDYHRAGPGGTGDAKCGGNYAASLLPQQEAYAKGCEQVCFLDAKTNTLLEELGGMNVFLVRADGTVVTPRLTGTILEGVTRSSILSLLSDRGHAIDERDVPLTEVLTGLADGSIAEVFACGTAAVVTPIGRLAGEGFDQTIGDGEAGPTTMAIRQQLTDIQYGRAADPHGWMHRLA from the coding sequence ATGACCAGCTCCGACCCCGCCCTCAGCACCTTCCAGGTGCTCCCCACCGACACCCCGACCACCGGCGCCGACCTCGAGGCGCTCCTCGCGGCACCCCGGTTCGGTTCGGTGTTCACCGACCACATGGCCCGGATCTCCTGGTCGCAGGACGCCGGGTGGCACGACCACCGGGTGGAGAAGTACGGCCCGCTCCAGCTCGACCCGGCGACCGCCGTGCTGCACTACGCGCAGGAGATCTTCGAGGGCCTCAAGGCGTACCGGCACGACGACGGCTCGGTGTGGACCTTCCGTCCCTGGGCCAATGCGGCCCGGTTGCAGCGCTCGGCCCGTCGGCTCGCCCTCCCCGAGCTCAGCGTCGAGGACTTCCTCGGGTCGATCGAGGCCCTGGTGCGCACCGACCTGGACTGGGTGCCCAGCGGCGAGGAGACCAGCCTCTACCTGCGGCCGTTCATGTACGCCTCCGAGCCCTTCCTCGGGGTGCGCGCCAGCCTGGAGGCCGAGTACCTGGTGATCGCCAGCCCGGTCGGCTCCTACTTCGCCGGTGGCGTCCGGCCGGTGTCGATCTGGGTCGCACAGGACTACCACCGTGCCGGCCCCGGTGGGACCGGTGACGCCAAGTGCGGTGGCAACTACGCTGCCAGTCTGCTCCCGCAGCAGGAGGCCTACGCCAAGGGCTGCGAGCAGGTCTGCTTCCTGGACGCGAAGACGAACACCCTGCTCGAGGAACTCGGCGGGATGAACGTCTTCCTGGTCCGCGCCGACGGCACCGTGGTGACCCCGCGGCTGACCGGCACCATCTTGGAGGGCGTCACCCGTTCCTCCATCCTGTCCCTGCTGTCCGACCGTGGGCACGCCATCGACGAGCGGGACGTCCCGCTGACCGAGGTCCTCACCGGACTCGCCGACGGCAGCATCGCCGAGGTCTTCGCCTGCGGCACCGCCGCCGTGGTCACCCCGATCGGTCGCCTGGCCGGTGAGGGCTTCGACCAGACGATCGGCGACGGCGAGGCGGGCCCGACCACGATGGCCATCCGCCAGCAGCTGACCGACATCCAGTACGGCCGGGCGGCCGACCCGCACGGGTGGATGCACCGGCTGGCCTGA
- the cimA gene encoding citramalate synthase, producing the protein MNLSVADKLAIAPLLDELGVGYIEGGWPGAIPKDTEFFARAAKELRLRHAVLAAFGSTRKPGVRAWDDPQVRALLDSEAPVVTLVAKSDIRHVERALRTDGAENLAMIADTVAALRSEGRRVVIDAEHFFDGYAYDPEYSLSAVRAAVDAGAETVVLCDTNGGMLPTGVFATVTAVRDLLPEARLGIHAHNDSGCAVANSLAAVEAGAVHLQGTVNGYGERTGNADLLATVANLELKTGRSVLVPPPDGSGGLSELTRIAYQISEITNIAPFARQPYVGASAFAHKAGLHASAIKVDPDLYQHIDPTAVGNDMRMLVSDMAGRASIELKGREFGLDLTGQHDLLGRVTQRVKDAEAQGYTYDAADASFELLLVEEVEGRRPGYFRVESWRTIIERAGSRGTEATAEATVKLHAGGERIVATGEGNGPVNALDAALRLALLRVYPELADFELIDFKVRILDTAHGSDAITRVLIETTDGNTAWSTVGVGPNLIEASWEALTDSAIWGLRNRGIAPR; encoded by the coding sequence ATGAACCTCTCCGTCGCCGACAAGCTCGCGATCGCCCCGCTGCTCGACGAGCTCGGGGTCGGGTACATCGAGGGCGGCTGGCCCGGTGCGATCCCGAAGGACACCGAGTTCTTCGCCCGCGCCGCCAAGGAGCTCCGGCTGCGCCACGCGGTGCTCGCCGCCTTCGGCTCCACCCGCAAGCCGGGTGTGCGCGCCTGGGACGACCCGCAGGTCCGGGCGCTGCTCGACTCCGAGGCGCCGGTGGTCACCCTGGTGGCCAAGAGCGACATCCGGCACGTCGAACGCGCGCTGCGCACCGACGGCGCGGAGAACCTGGCGATGATCGCGGACACCGTGGCGGCGCTGCGGTCCGAGGGCCGCCGGGTGGTGATCGACGCCGAGCACTTCTTCGACGGGTACGCCTACGACCCCGAGTACAGCCTGAGCGCCGTCCGTGCGGCGGTGGACGCCGGAGCGGAGACCGTGGTGCTGTGCGACACCAACGGCGGGATGCTGCCGACCGGTGTCTTCGCCACGGTGACCGCCGTCCGCGACCTCCTGCCCGAGGCCCGACTGGGCATCCACGCGCACAACGACTCCGGCTGCGCGGTGGCCAACAGCCTGGCGGCGGTGGAGGCCGGGGCCGTGCACCTGCAGGGCACCGTGAACGGCTACGGCGAGCGCACCGGGAACGCCGACCTGCTCGCGACGGTGGCCAACCTGGAGCTGAAGACCGGCCGCAGCGTGCTGGTCCCGCCGCCGGACGGGTCCGGTGGACTGTCCGAGCTGACCCGGATCGCGTACCAGATCAGCGAGATCACCAACATCGCGCCCTTCGCCCGTCAGCCCTATGTGGGTGCCAGCGCCTTCGCCCACAAGGCCGGGCTGCACGCGTCGGCGATCAAGGTCGACCCGGACCTGTACCAGCACATCGACCCGACGGCGGTCGGCAACGACATGCGGATGCTGGTCTCGGACATGGCCGGGCGCGCGTCGATCGAGCTCAAGGGCCGCGAGTTCGGCCTGGACCTGACCGGGCAGCACGACCTGCTCGGGCGGGTGACCCAGCGGGTCAAGGACGCCGAGGCGCAGGGCTACACCTACGACGCCGCGGACGCGTCCTTCGAGTTGCTGCTGGTCGAGGAGGTCGAGGGTCGCCGTCCGGGCTACTTCCGGGTCGAGTCCTGGCGCACGATCATCGAGCGCGCCGGTTCCCGGGGCACCGAGGCCACCGCCGAGGCGACGGTGAAGCTGCACGCCGGAGGGGAGCGGATCGTCGCCACCGGTGAGGGGAACGGTCCGGTCAACGCCCTGGACGCGGCGCTCCGGCTCGCCCTGCTGCGGGTGTACCCCGAGCTCGCCGACTTCGAGCTGATCGACTTCAAGGTCCGGATCCTCGACACCGCCCACGGCTCGGACGCCATCACCCGGGTCCTGATCGAGACCACGGACGGCAACACCGCCTGGAGCACCGTGGGGGTGGGGCCGAACCTGATCGAGGCGTCCTGGGAGGCACTGACCGACTCGGCGATCTGGGGCCTGCGGAACCGGGGGATCGCGCCGCGCTAG
- a CDS encoding lipoate--protein ligase family protein, translated as MRGEYKVPGGKLVAAEVEVTDGALSTVHLSGDFFLEPDAALEVIDRALTGQPADARVPDLTEAIEAALRRAESDGTLDEPVAMVGFTPESVAIAVRRALGHATSWQDHTFEVIHPGPLAPAMLGALDQVLTEELAAGRRGPTLRFWEWNERAVFIGSFQSLRNEVDPEGVAKHDVTVVRRISGGGAMFMEAGNCITFSLVVPASLVDGLSFEQSYRFLDDWVIGALAEVGVTATFAGLNDVASPAGKIAGSAQKRLAGGAVLHHMTMAYDIDQDKMLEVLRIGREKLSDKGTTSANKRVDPVRSQTGMARADVIAAFDAYFRSRYRTVDSELRPEEIARAEQLVTEKFGNPEWTHRVP; from the coding sequence GTGCGAGGCGAGTACAAGGTTCCTGGCGGCAAGCTGGTCGCGGCGGAGGTCGAGGTCACCGACGGTGCCCTGTCCACCGTCCATCTGAGTGGAGACTTCTTCCTGGAGCCGGATGCGGCTCTGGAGGTGATCGATCGGGCGCTCACCGGTCAACCGGCCGACGCCCGGGTTCCCGACCTGACCGAGGCGATCGAGGCGGCGCTGCGCCGGGCCGAGTCGGATGGCACCCTGGACGAGCCGGTGGCGATGGTCGGCTTCACCCCGGAGTCGGTGGCGATCGCCGTGCGGCGCGCGTTGGGTCACGCCACGAGCTGGCAGGACCACACCTTCGAGGTGATCCACCCCGGACCGCTGGCGCCCGCGATGCTGGGTGCGCTGGACCAGGTGCTGACCGAGGAGCTGGCAGCCGGGCGCCGCGGGCCCACCCTGCGGTTCTGGGAGTGGAACGAGCGCGCGGTGTTCATCGGCTCGTTCCAGTCGCTGCGCAACGAGGTCGACCCGGAGGGCGTGGCCAAGCACGACGTCACCGTGGTGCGCCGAATCTCCGGTGGCGGTGCGATGTTCATGGAGGCCGGCAACTGCATCACCTTCTCCCTGGTGGTGCCCGCCTCGCTGGTCGACGGCCTGTCGTTCGAGCAGAGCTACCGCTTCCTGGACGACTGGGTGATCGGCGCGCTCGCCGAGGTGGGGGTCACCGCCACCTTCGCGGGGCTGAACGACGTGGCGTCACCGGCCGGCAAGATCGCCGGATCCGCGCAGAAGCGGCTCGCCGGCGGTGCGGTGCTGCACCACATGACGATGGCCTACGACATCGATCAGGACAAGATGCTGGAGGTGCTGCGGATCGGGCGGGAGAAGCTCTCCGACAAGGGCACCACCAGCGCGAACAAGCGGGTGGACCCGGTGCGCTCGCAGACCGGCATGGCCCGGGCCGATGTGATCGCCGCCTTCGACGCCTACTTCCGCAGCCGGTACCGCACGGTCGACTCCGAGCTGCGGCCGGAGGAGATCGCCCGCGCCGAGCAGCTGGTGACCGAGAAGTTCGGCAACCCGGAGTGGACCCACCGCGTGCCCTGA
- a CDS encoding DUF202 domain-containing protein, producing MSAATDPPPGVQAERTALAWRRTGLSLAIGALAGGRLLQPVTGPWVWLVAAVGALAAVGLTRAGDRRAARWATVLAAEPRRVPGPGGRTLALCAAGTLALGFTAALVALL from the coding sequence ATGAGCGCGGCGACCGACCCGCCGCCCGGGGTGCAGGCGGAGCGGACAGCGCTGGCCTGGCGGCGCACCGGACTGTCGCTGGCGATCGGTGCGCTGGCGGGCGGACGGCTGCTGCAACCGGTGACCGGTCCCTGGGTGTGGCTGGTGGCCGCCGTGGGGGCGCTGGCGGCGGTCGGGCTGACCCGAGCGGGTGACCGCCGCGCGGCCCGCTGGGCGACGGTGCTGGCGGCCGAGCCACGCCGGGTCCCCGGCCCCGGCGGCCGGACCCTGGCGCTCTGCGCGGCGGGCACTCTGGCCCTGGGTTTCACCGCTGCGCTGGTCGCCCTGCTCTGA
- a CDS encoding YidH family protein, with product MTAERPVPDPTEPGDPADRRFPRAVFRRGTEPDARFSLANERTFLAWIRTALALLAAGVALEALDLPVAPHWRLAASILLIVSGIVAPVQAWCGWARAERALRERRPLPAPVLSGPLAVGVLLAGALVLIGIVLR from the coding sequence ATGACGGCGGAGCGGCCGGTGCCGGACCCCACCGAGCCGGGTGACCCCGCCGACCGCCGGTTCCCCCGCGCTGTGTTCCGCCGCGGCACGGAGCCGGACGCGCGGTTCTCCCTGGCGAATGAGCGCACCTTCCTGGCCTGGATCCGCACGGCGCTGGCGCTGCTCGCCGCGGGTGTGGCGCTGGAGGCGCTGGATCTGCCGGTCGCACCGCACTGGCGGCTCGCGGCGTCGATCCTGCTGATCGTGTCGGGCATCGTCGCGCCGGTGCAGGCGTGGTGCGGCTGGGCCCGGGCGGAACGTGCGCTCCGGGAGCGTCGGCCGCTGCCCGCGCCGGTGCTGAGCGGGCCGCTCGCGGTCGGAGTGCTGCTGGCGGGTGCGCTGGTCCTGATCGGCATCGTGCTGCGATGA
- a CDS encoding YggS family pyridoxal phosphate-dependent enzyme, translating to MSLDERLARVRDRIAAAESAAGRPTGSVRLLLATKTQDAAAVRAALLADAAATTDETVPPVLLGENRVQELVAKAPELTDLRPELHLIGPLQSNKVNAALRWADCVQSVDSAELAERLHRRCAVLDRTLDVFVQVNVSGEPTKSGVAPRDTLALAETVRSLDRLRLRGLMTIGANSTDQALVRSGFARLRELGERLGTMELSMGMSRDLEAAVAEGATIVRVGTAVFGTRG from the coding sequence ATGAGCCTGGACGAGCGTCTCGCCCGGGTGCGGGACCGGATCGCCGCCGCCGAGTCCGCCGCCGGGCGACCCACCGGATCGGTGCGTCTGCTGCTCGCGACCAAGACCCAGGACGCCGCCGCCGTCCGCGCCGCCCTGCTGGCCGATGCCGCCGCCACCACCGACGAGACCGTGCCTCCGGTGCTGCTGGGCGAGAACCGGGTGCAGGAACTGGTGGCGAAGGCACCCGAGCTGACCGACCTGCGACCCGAGCTGCACCTGATCGGGCCGCTGCAGTCCAATAAGGTCAACGCCGCACTGCGCTGGGCCGACTGCGTGCAGAGCGTGGACTCGGCCGAGCTCGCCGAGCGCCTGCACCGGCGCTGCGCGGTGTTGGACAGGACGCTGGACGTGTTCGTCCAGGTCAATGTGTCCGGCGAACCCACCAAGAGCGGGGTGGCCCCGCGTGACACCCTGGCCTTGGCCGAGACCGTGCGCTCCTTGGACCGGCTGCGATTGCGCGGGCTGATGACCATCGGCGCGAACAGCACCGATCAGGCACTCGTGCGCTCCGGCTTCGCCCGACTGCGGGAGCTGGGCGAGCGGCTCGGGACCATGGAGCTGTCGATGGGGATGAGCCGGGATCTGGAGGCGGCGGTGGCCGAGGGGGCCACCATCGTCCGGGTCGGGACCGCGGTGTTCGGGACGCGCGGATGA
- the ybaK gene encoding Cys-tRNA(Pro) deacylase: protein MSRAKHSSSGTPALVALTAAGVEHTAHPYEHDPASTLGYGLEAAAVLGVEAERVFKTLMTDVDGTLTVAVVPVTGKLDLKALAHAVGGKKASMADPAVAERATGYVVGGISPLGQKTPHPTVLDETIWLFDTVFVSGGRRGLDVELSPDDLVRMTSAVVAPIARD from the coding sequence GTGAGCCGCGCGAAGCACTCGTCATCCGGGACACCGGCCCTGGTCGCGTTGACCGCCGCCGGGGTCGAGCACACCGCCCACCCCTACGAGCACGATCCGGCGTCCACCCTCGGCTACGGTCTGGAGGCGGCCGCCGTGCTCGGCGTCGAGGCCGAGCGGGTGTTCAAGACCCTGATGACCGACGTCGACGGCACGCTCACCGTCGCCGTGGTCCCGGTCACCGGCAAGCTCGACCTCAAGGCGTTGGCGCACGCCGTCGGCGGGAAGAAGGCGAGCATGGCCGACCCGGCCGTGGCCGAACGCGCCACCGGGTACGTCGTCGGCGGCATCTCGCCGCTGGGTCAGAAGACGCCCCACCCCACCGTCCTGGACGAGACGATCTGGCTGTTCGACACGGTGTTCGTCTCCGGCGGTCGTCGGGGCCTGGACGTGGAGCTGTCCCCGGACGACCTGGTGCGGATGACCTCGGCCGTCGTCGCTCCGATCGCGCGGGACTGA
- a CDS encoding VIT1/CCC1 transporter family protein — MSTLSEHLIGRPLDSGPRTPSRPGAGTGSQQPGTGSTPPPPSAERLNQLRAGVLGANDGIVSVAATVVGVAGASVGTTALIAAGVAALVAGALSMAAGEYVSVSSQRDAERSMRAHGALPEDAELTNPWHAALASLLSFVVGGVIPLLVVLAPLGAARIPATFGAVVLALVLTGAVSARLGGAPAGRAILRNVIGGSAAMVITYGIGALVGLAV; from the coding sequence ATGAGCACTCTGTCCGAGCACCTGATCGGCCGCCCCCTCGACTCCGGCCCGCGCACGCCGTCGCGTCCCGGAGCGGGAACCGGATCGCAGCAGCCGGGCACCGGATCGACCCCGCCGCCACCCTCCGCCGAGCGCCTCAACCAACTGCGTGCCGGAGTCCTCGGTGCCAACGACGGCATCGTGTCGGTCGCCGCCACCGTGGTCGGCGTCGCCGGTGCCTCGGTCGGCACCACCGCGCTGATCGCCGCCGGTGTCGCCGCCCTGGTCGCCGGGGCGCTGTCGATGGCGGCCGGCGAGTACGTCTCGGTCAGCAGCCAGCGGGACGCCGAGCGGAGCATGCGCGCCCACGGCGCCCTGCCGGAGGACGCGGAGCTGACCAACCCGTGGCACGCCGCCCTGGCCTCGCTGCTGTCCTTCGTGGTCGGCGGCGTGATCCCGTTGCTGGTCGTGCTCGCCCCCCTGGGTGCCGCGCGGATCCCGGCCACCTTCGGGGCGGTGGTGCTGGCGCTGGTGCTGACCGGAGCGGTCTCCGCCCGGCTCGGCGGCGCCCCCGCCGGCCGCGCGATCCTGCGCAATGTGATCGGTGGGTCGGCGGCGATGGTGATCACCTACGGCATCGGCGCGCTGGTCGGCCTCGCGGTCTGA
- a CDS encoding DEAD/DEAH box helicase: protein MLSLADRVPADPTDPDALVAAFTGWAEDRGLSLYPHQEEAILELVTGQHVILATPTGSGKSLVAIAAHFVALAQGRRTYYTAPLKALVSEKFFALVEAFGSANVGMMTGDSAVNPDAPIICCTAEILANQALRQGRGADIGQVVMDEFHFYADPQRGWAWQVPLLELPSTQFLLMSATLGDVSFFVDDLERRTGTDVAVVAGAERPVPLTFSYVVEPLHELVEELVSTHRSPVYIVHFTQKEAVERAQALLSMTLTTKEQKAAIADELGDFRFGSGFGKTLSRLLRHGVGVHHAGMLPKYRRVVERLTQKGLLRVVCGTDTLGVGINVPIRTVLLTSLVKYDGVKMRHLTAREFHQIAGRAGRAGYDTVGEVLVLAPEHVIENRRALAKAGDDPKKLKKIVRKQAPAGSVNWTDKTFERLRDADPEPLTSSFTVSHAMVLNVLARPEGDPVAAMRHLLLDNHEPDAVKGRLVRQAIAIYRSLRTAGVVERVTLPDGRRTVRLTLDIPQSFALNQPLSPFAYAALDLLDMEDPGYAHDVVSVIEATLDEPRQVLSAQLNKAKGEAVAQMKADGLEYDERMALLEEISYPQPLAELLNAAFATYRKTNPWVADHELSPKSVVRDMHERAATFTEYVSLYQLDRTEGVLLRYLADAFRALRQIVPEDARTEDLRDLIEWLGELVRGTDSSLLDEWERLAHPEDLDDATVTESRPEDDAPPPITANHRAFRALVRGAMFRRVDLASREDYRALAALGDLDADDAPWTEDRWGDALDPFYDDHDEILTGPAARGPRHFQVEEKAGRWEVRQILDDPEGDHDWRIDAVVDLAASDAAGEVRFRVLAVGPL from the coding sequence GTGCTCTCCCTCGCCGACCGCGTCCCCGCCGACCCCACTGATCCCGATGCACTGGTGGCGGCCTTCACCGGCTGGGCCGAGGACCGCGGGCTGAGCCTGTACCCGCACCAGGAGGAGGCGATCCTCGAGCTGGTCACCGGTCAGCACGTCATCCTGGCCACCCCGACCGGGTCCGGGAAGTCGCTGGTGGCGATCGCGGCGCACTTCGTCGCGCTGGCCCAGGGGCGACGCACCTACTACACCGCCCCGCTCAAGGCCCTGGTGTCGGAGAAGTTCTTCGCGCTGGTGGAGGCCTTCGGATCGGCGAACGTCGGGATGATGACCGGCGACTCCGCGGTGAACCCGGACGCGCCGATCATCTGCTGCACCGCCGAGATCCTGGCGAACCAGGCCCTGCGCCAGGGACGAGGCGCCGACATCGGCCAGGTCGTGATGGACGAGTTCCACTTCTACGCGGACCCGCAGCGCGGCTGGGCGTGGCAGGTGCCGCTGCTGGAGCTGCCGAGCACCCAGTTCCTGTTGATGAGCGCGACCCTGGGTGATGTGTCGTTCTTCGTGGACGACCTGGAGCGCCGCACCGGCACCGACGTCGCCGTGGTCGCCGGTGCCGAACGGCCCGTGCCGCTCACCTTCAGCTACGTGGTCGAGCCGCTGCACGAGCTGGTCGAGGAACTGGTCAGCACCCACCGGTCGCCGGTCTACATCGTGCACTTCACCCAGAAGGAGGCGGTGGAGCGGGCGCAGGCGCTGCTGTCGATGACGCTGACCACCAAGGAGCAGAAGGCGGCGATCGCCGACGAGCTCGGTGACTTCCGGTTCGGCAGCGGCTTCGGCAAGACCCTGTCCCGTCTGCTGCGGCACGGCGTCGGCGTGCACCACGCGGGCATGCTGCCCAAGTACCGCCGGGTGGTCGAGCGGCTGACCCAGAAGGGCCTGCTGCGGGTGGTCTGCGGCACCGACACGCTGGGGGTCGGGATCAACGTGCCGATCCGCACCGTGCTGCTCACCAGCCTGGTCAAGTACGACGGCGTGAAGATGCGGCACCTGACCGCCCGCGAGTTCCACCAGATCGCCGGACGGGCGGGGCGCGCCGGGTACGACACGGTCGGCGAGGTGCTGGTGCTGGCGCCGGAGCACGTGATCGAGAACCGCCGGGCGCTGGCCAAGGCCGGTGACGACCCGAAGAAGCTGAAGAAGATCGTCCGCAAGCAGGCACCCGCCGGGTCGGTGAACTGGACCGACAAGACCTTCGAGCGACTGCGCGACGCCGACCCCGAGCCGCTGACCTCCTCCTTCACCGTCTCGCACGCGATGGTGCTGAACGTGCTGGCCCGCCCGGAGGGCGATCCGGTGGCGGCGATGCGGCACCTGTTGCTGGACAACCACGAACCGGATGCGGTCAAGGGTCGGCTGGTCCGCCAGGCGATCGCGATCTACCGGTCGCTGCGCACCGCCGGGGTCGTCGAGCGGGTGACCCTGCCCGATGGTCGTCGCACGGTGCGCCTGACCCTGGACATCCCGCAGAGCTTCGCGCTGAACCAGCCGCTGTCGCCGTTCGCCTATGCGGCCCTGGACCTGCTGGACATGGAGGACCCGGGCTACGCCCACGACGTGGTCAGCGTCATCGAGGCCACGCTGGACGAGCCGCGCCAGGTGCTCTCCGCGCAGCTCAACAAGGCCAAGGGCGAGGCGGTGGCCCAGATGAAGGCCGACGGCCTGGAGTACGACGAGCGGATGGCCCTATTGGAGGAGATCAGCTACCCGCAGCCGCTGGCCGAGCTGCTGAACGCCGCCTTCGCCACCTACCGGAAGACCAACCCGTGGGTCGCCGATCACGAGCTGTCGCCCAAGTCGGTGGTCCGGGACATGCACGAGCGGGCGGCGACCTTCACCGAGTACGTCTCGCTCTACCAGCTGGACCGCACCGAGGGCGTGCTGCTGCGCTACCTGGCGGACGCGTTCCGGGCGCTGCGTCAGATCGTGCCGGAGGACGCCCGGACCGAGGACCTGCGCGACCTGATCGAGTGGCTGGGCGAACTGGTGCGCGGCACCGACTCCTCGCTGCTGGACGAGTGGGAGCGACTGGCCCACCCCGAGGACCTGGACGACGCCACCGTCACCGAGTCCCGGCCCGAGGACGACGCTCCCCCGCCGATCACCGCCAACCACCGGGCGTTCCGGGCGCTGGTGCGCGGTGCGATGTTCCGCCGGGTCGACCTGGCGTCCCGCGAGGACTACCGCGCCCTGGCGGCGCTCGGGGACCTGGACGCCGACGACGCACCGTGGACCGAGGACCGGTGGGGCGACGCGCTCGACCCGTTCTACGACGACCACGACGAGATCCTCACCGGCCCGGCGGCGCGTGGGCCGCGGCACTTCCAGGTCGAGGAGAAGGCCGGTCGCTGGGAGGTGCGCCAGATCCTGGACGACCCGGAGGGCGACCACGACTGGCGGATCGACGCGGTGGTCGATCTGGCCGCCTCCGATGCGGCGGGTGAGGTGCGGTTCCGGGTGCTCGCCGTCGGACCACTGTGA
- the rnhA gene encoding ribonuclease HI — translation MSEDTPTVEMWTDGACKGNPGVGGWGALLRSGSHERELFGGEELTTNNRMELTAVIEGLRALNTPCQVTLHVDSQYVMQGVTKWIAGWKRNNWRTADKKPVKNQDLWQELDAEVARHAITWQWVKGHAGDPGNERADQLANKGVDQIRAAG, via the coding sequence ATGAGCGAGGACACCCCCACGGTGGAGATGTGGACCGACGGCGCCTGCAAGGGCAACCCCGGGGTCGGCGGCTGGGGGGCGTTGCTGCGGTCGGGCAGCCACGAGCGCGAGCTGTTCGGTGGTGAGGAGCTGACCACCAACAACCGGATGGAACTCACCGCGGTGATCGAGGGGCTGCGGGCGCTGAACACGCCCTGCCAGGTCACCCTGCACGTCGACTCGCAGTACGTGATGCAGGGCGTGACCAAGTGGATCGCGGGCTGGAAGCGCAACAACTGGCGCACCGCCGACAAGAAGCCGGTCAAGAACCAGGACCTGTGGCAGGAGCTGGACGCCGAGGTCGCCCGGCACGCGATCACCTGGCAGTGGGTAAAGGGGCATGCGGGCGACCCCGGCAACGAGCGGGCCGATCAGCTCGCCAACAAGGGCGTCGACCAGATCCGGGCAGCGGGCTGA